One window of the Enterobacter huaxiensis genome contains the following:
- a CDS encoding amidohydrolase, with protein MSQTATLILTKGKIHTLDRENPLTEAVAIADGKILATGNYDRIMSYATQGTQIVDLKGSTVIPGLNDSHLHLIRGGLNYNLELRWEGVPSLVDALRMLKDQADRTPSPQWVRVVGGWSEFQFAERRMPTIEELNEAAPDTPVFVLHLYDRALLNRAALKAVGYTKETPNPPGGEIVRDNHGNPTGMLIAKPNAMILYATLAKGPKLPIEQQVNSTRQFMRELNRLGLTSAIDAGGGFQNYPEDYEVIAELHAKEQMTVRIAYNLFTQRPKQELEDFERWTDMLKPGQGTDFYRANGAGEMLVFSAADFEDFLQPHPDLPEGMEDELERVVRHLVEHRWPFRLHATYDESISRMLDVFEKVNRDIPFNGLHWFFDHAETITERNIERVKALGGGIAVQHRMAFQGEYFVDRYGKEAVKHTPPVAKMLELDVPVGLGTDATRVASYNPWTALYWLVSGRTVGGLAMYDDNNRLPREVALELWTAGSAWFSSEQGKKGRLVEGQLADLVVLSKDYFSVPEEEIKGIESVLTVVDGKVVYAAGHFSPLSPPPIPVVPEWSPVVKVPGHYRSAPPAASRVGAVVQMHQCIGSCGVHGHAHGIARQSAIPVSDEQAFWGVLGCSCFAF; from the coding sequence ATGTCTCAAACTGCCACACTGATTTTAACCAAAGGTAAGATCCATACCCTCGATCGCGAAAACCCGCTCACGGAGGCGGTAGCGATCGCTGACGGCAAGATCCTTGCCACGGGTAACTACGATCGCATCATGAGCTACGCGACCCAGGGGACGCAGATCGTTGACCTGAAGGGGAGCACGGTAATCCCGGGTCTGAACGATTCCCACCTGCACCTGATCCGCGGCGGGCTGAATTACAACCTTGAGCTGCGCTGGGAAGGCGTGCCCTCGCTGGTGGATGCGCTGCGCATGCTGAAAGATCAGGCCGATCGCACGCCATCGCCGCAGTGGGTACGCGTGGTGGGCGGCTGGAGCGAGTTCCAGTTTGCCGAACGCCGGATGCCCACCATCGAAGAACTCAACGAGGCCGCGCCGGATACGCCAGTGTTCGTGCTTCACCTCTACGATCGCGCGCTGCTCAACCGCGCCGCGCTGAAAGCCGTTGGCTACACCAAAGAAACGCCGAATCCACCGGGCGGCGAAATCGTGCGTGATAACCACGGCAACCCGACCGGGATGCTGATTGCGAAGCCTAATGCGATGATCCTCTACGCCACGCTGGCAAAAGGGCCGAAACTGCCGATTGAGCAGCAGGTCAACTCCACCCGCCAGTTTATGCGCGAACTGAACCGCCTTGGGCTGACCAGCGCCATCGATGCGGGCGGCGGTTTCCAGAATTACCCGGAAGATTATGAAGTGATTGCCGAGCTGCACGCCAAAGAGCAGATGACCGTGCGTATCGCCTATAACCTGTTTACCCAGCGTCCGAAGCAGGAGCTGGAAGACTTTGAGCGCTGGACCGATATGCTCAAGCCGGGGCAGGGGACGGACTTTTATCGTGCGAACGGGGCGGGCGAGATGCTGGTCTTCTCGGCGGCAGATTTCGAAGACTTCCTCCAGCCGCACCCCGACCTGCCGGAAGGGATGGAGGACGAGCTGGAGCGCGTGGTGCGTCATCTGGTGGAACACCGCTGGCCGTTCCGCCTGCACGCCACCTATGACGAATCCATCAGCCGCATGCTCGACGTATTTGAGAAGGTGAATCGCGATATTCCCTTCAACGGCCTGCACTGGTTCTTCGACCACGCGGAGACCATCACCGAGCGCAATATTGAACGCGTAAAGGCGCTCGGCGGCGGGATCGCGGTGCAGCACCGCATGGCGTTCCAGGGTGAGTATTTTGTCGACCGCTACGGCAAGGAGGCGGTGAAACACACGCCGCCGGTGGCGAAAATGCTGGAGCTGGACGTGCCGGTCGGGCTCGGGACGGATGCCACCCGCGTGGCGAGCTACAACCCGTGGACGGCGCTGTACTGGCTGGTGTCCGGGCGCACCGTCGGCGGGCTGGCGATGTATGACGATAACAATCGTCTGCCGCGTGAGGTGGCGCTGGAGCTGTGGACCGCAGGCAGCGCGTGGTTCTCCAGCGAGCAGGGCAAAAAAGGCCGTCTGGTCGAGGGGCAACTGGCCGACCTGGTGGTGCTGTCGAAAGACTACTTCAGCGTGCCGGAAGAGGAGATTAAGGGCATTGAATCGGTGCTGACCGTGGTGGACGGCAAGGTAGTGTACGCTGCCGGGCACTTCAGCCCGCTGTCGCCGCCGCCGATTCCGGTGGTACCGGAGTGGTCGCCGGTCGTGAAAGTGCCCGGCCATTACCGCTCAGCGCCGCCCGCAGCCAGCAGGGTCGGGGCGGTGGTGCAGATGCATCAGTGCATCGGCAGCTGCGGCGTGCACGGCCACGCGCACGGCATTGCGCGCCAGTCGGCTATTCCGGTGTCGGACGAGCAGGCATTCTGGGGCGTATTAGGCTGTTCCTGCTTCGCGTTTTAA
- a CDS encoding antibiotic biosynthesis monooxygenase, with the protein MAQTSHVTLVITHTLLPGQAERYEQWLGKIMPVAAEFPGHLGANVIRPSEGQNLWTVIIRFDTIEHLDAWTHSDTRNALVKEIEPLLAEGDKTDVRTEPAFWFTPPEPHVRKPKQWKQFLITLLVIFPSTNMVPLVTGALLPGLKGSLLLHLINDACVVALVVWLWMPIVTRLFAGWLKKA; encoded by the coding sequence ATGGCGCAAACATCACATGTGACGCTGGTGATCACCCACACGCTGCTTCCGGGGCAGGCTGAGCGTTACGAACAGTGGCTGGGCAAGATCATGCCCGTCGCGGCGGAATTCCCCGGCCATCTGGGCGCGAACGTTATTCGCCCGTCGGAGGGGCAAAACCTGTGGACGGTGATTATTCGCTTCGACACCATCGAGCACCTCGACGCGTGGACGCACTCCGACACCCGCAATGCGCTGGTTAAAGAGATCGAACCGCTGCTGGCGGAAGGGGATAAAACCGACGTGCGCACCGAGCCGGCATTCTGGTTTACGCCGCCTGAGCCGCACGTGCGCAAGCCTAAGCAGTGGAAACAGTTTCTTATCACCCTGCTGGTGATTTTCCCCAGCACCAACATGGTGCCGCTGGTAACCGGCGCGCTGCTTCCTGGCCTGAAAGGCTCGCTGCTGCTGCATTTGATTAACGATGCCTGCGTGGTCGCGCTGGTGGTCTGGCTGTGGATGCCCATCGTGACCCGTCTGTTTGCCGGATGGCTGAAAAAAGCCTGA
- a CDS encoding hydrolase yields MSIRELIDPSNSTLIFIDHQPQMSFGVANIDRQLLKNNTVALAKAGKIFDVPVIYTSVETKSFSGYIWPELLAVHPDVKPIERTSMNSWEDDAFVAAVKATGRKKLIISALWTEVCLTFPALMALDEGFEVYVVTDTSGGTSVDAHERAIDRMVQAGAVPVTWQQVLLEYQRDWSRKGTYDAVMDLVREHSGAYGMGVDYAYTLVHGAPERKA; encoded by the coding sequence ATGTCTATTCGTGAACTGATTGATCCATCCAATTCCACACTGATTTTTATCGATCACCAGCCGCAAATGTCCTTTGGCGTGGCCAATATTGACAGACAGCTATTGAAGAATAATACGGTTGCCCTGGCGAAAGCCGGCAAAATTTTTGATGTACCCGTTATTTATACCTCCGTCGAAACGAAAAGCTTTAGCGGCTATATCTGGCCAGAACTGCTGGCGGTGCATCCGGACGTTAAACCGATTGAACGTACTTCAATGAACTCCTGGGAAGATGATGCGTTTGTTGCGGCAGTCAAGGCAACGGGCCGCAAGAAACTCATCATCTCAGCGCTGTGGACCGAAGTGTGCCTGACCTTCCCGGCGCTGATGGCCCTGGACGAAGGCTTTGAAGTTTACGTGGTAACCGATACCTCCGGCGGCACCTCCGTTGACGCTCACGAACGCGCCATTGACCGTATGGTGCAGGCGGGGGCGGTTCCGGTCACCTGGCAGCAGGTGCTGCTTGAGTACCAGCGCGACTGGTCGCGCAAAGGCACCTACGACGCGGTGATGGATCTGGTGCGCGAGCACAGCGGGGCGTACGGCATGGGCGTCGACTATGCCTACACCCTCGTTCACGGCGCGCCTGAGCGCAAGGCGTAA